One window of the Anaeromyxobacter dehalogenans 2CP-C genome contains the following:
- a CDS encoding sensor histidine kinase, whose product MHGNAHPPPTSVAAAAARPGGAREARLADVLTGDARVSPEERVERVAERFFAEPTLEAVALVEPEGGRPAGLLTRGRLLVKLARNFGHELYAKKPVTRIADLAPLVLPHDTPLPAAVERALARDAGSVYDEVLAVDAVGRYVGHAAVRELAREQGAALERSAAEREAALARARDLEEVDRLRARFLAHATHELRSPVNAIVALAELLRMSCARGSLGDVEARLPLLVRSADALRATVNELLDLSRLQAGRMEVTIAPADLGALVAEVAATVRLLAGARPIEIRADATPGLVLETDGPKVRRILLNLGANAAKFTSAGSIRLGAAPDGRGGAVLTVADTGCGIDDADLPRLFVPFTQLEDATTRTHEGTGLGLAITRSLATLLGGSVSVASRRGEGTTFTVRLPAGSPRSDTA is encoded by the coding sequence GTGCACGGCAACGCCCATCCGCCCCCGACGTCCGTCGCCGCCGCGGCCGCGCGCCCCGGCGGCGCTCGCGAGGCGCGCCTCGCCGACGTCCTCACCGGCGACGCCCGGGTCTCGCCGGAGGAGCGGGTGGAGCGCGTGGCGGAGCGGTTCTTCGCCGAGCCCACGCTGGAGGCGGTGGCGCTGGTGGAGCCGGAGGGCGGTCGCCCCGCGGGGCTGCTCACCCGCGGGCGCCTCCTCGTGAAGCTCGCCCGCAACTTCGGTCACGAGCTGTACGCGAAGAAGCCGGTGACGCGGATCGCCGACCTCGCCCCGCTGGTGCTGCCGCACGACACCCCGCTGCCGGCCGCGGTCGAGCGGGCGCTGGCGCGCGACGCGGGCTCGGTCTACGACGAGGTCCTCGCGGTGGACGCGGTGGGCAGGTACGTGGGCCACGCCGCGGTCCGCGAGCTGGCGCGCGAGCAGGGCGCCGCGCTGGAGCGGAGCGCCGCCGAGCGCGAGGCCGCGCTGGCGCGGGCGCGCGATCTCGAGGAGGTGGACCGCCTCCGGGCGCGCTTCCTCGCCCACGCCACGCACGAGCTGCGCTCGCCGGTGAACGCGATCGTGGCCCTGGCGGAGCTCCTGCGGATGTCCTGCGCGCGCGGGAGCCTCGGCGACGTCGAGGCCCGCCTGCCGCTCCTGGTCCGCTCCGCCGACGCGCTGCGCGCGACCGTCAACGAGCTGCTCGACCTCTCCAGGCTGCAGGCCGGCCGGATGGAGGTCACGATCGCGCCGGCCGACCTCGGCGCGCTCGTCGCCGAGGTGGCCGCGACCGTCCGGCTCCTCGCGGGCGCGAGGCCGATCGAGATCCGCGCCGACGCGACGCCGGGCCTGGTGCTCGAGACCGACGGCCCCAAGGTCCGGCGCATCCTGCTCAACCTGGGCGCGAACGCGGCCAAGTTCACCTCGGCCGGCAGCATCCGGCTCGGCGCCGCCCCGGACGGCCGGGGCGGCGCGGTGCTGACGGTGGCCGACACCGGCTGCGGCATCGACGACGCCGACCTGCCGCGGCTGTTCGTGCCGTTCACCCAGCTCGAGGACGCCACCACGCGCACGCACGAGGGCACCGGCCTGGGCCTCGCCATCACCCGCTCGCTCGCGACGCTGCTCGGCGGGAGCGTCTCGGTCGCGAGCCGGCGGGGCGAGGGCACCACCTTCACCGTCCGGCTCCCCGCCGGATCACCGAGGAGCGACACCGCATGA
- a CDS encoding response regulator yields the protein MSAAPKILVVDDDATHLLLTRELLEAEGYEVQVHQSAFGATERIIQHAPDLVLMDVNMPALSGEGLVGVLRRREWTRDVRVLLHSSNDEHALRASAERLGIDGYVPKGDPALLRRRVAEALRGRPPGGPAARRDAGRGR from the coding sequence ATGAGCGCGGCACCGAAGATCCTGGTCGTCGATGACGACGCCACCCACCTGCTCCTGACCCGCGAGCTCCTCGAGGCCGAGGGCTACGAGGTGCAGGTCCACCAGTCCGCGTTCGGCGCGACCGAGCGCATCATCCAGCACGCGCCGGACCTCGTGCTCATGGACGTGAACATGCCGGCGCTCTCGGGGGAGGGGCTGGTCGGCGTGCTCCGCCGCCGCGAGTGGACGCGCGACGTGCGCGTGCTCCTCCACTCCTCGAACGACGAGCACGCGCTGCGCGCCTCGGCGGAGCGGCTCGGGATCGACGGCTACGTGCCGAAGGGCGACCCGGCGCTGCTCCGGCGGCGCGTCGCCGAGGCGCTGCGCGGCCGCCCGCCCGGCGGCCCGGCGGCTCGTCGGGACGCCGGCAGGGGTCGGTGA